From one Pseudopipra pipra isolate bDixPip1 chromosome 2, bDixPip1.hap1, whole genome shotgun sequence genomic stretch:
- the LOC135409349 gene encoding trypsin I-P1-like isoform X1, translated as MSIALAHHCYPEFYRSATSKWGAQGTLGQVLTCGTSYLPVAFPTIAEDDDDKIVGGYTCAENSVPYQVSLNSGYHFCGGSLISSQWVLSAAHCYKYRIQVQLGKTNLALTESTQQFVNSAKVIRHSGYSAYTLNNDIMLIKLATPAQLSKAIQTVPLPTSCVAAGTTCLISGWGNTLSSGSNYPDELQCLQAPVLSATDCQNAYPGQITSNMMCVGFLEGGKDSCQGDSGGPVVCNGELQGIVSWGIGCAQKGYPGVYTKVCNYVSWIQSTIAAN; from the exons ATGTCCATTGCACTTGCTCACCACTGCTACCCTGAGTTTTATAGAAGCGCAACCTCCAAGTGGGGTGCACAAGGTACCTTAGGCCAGGTGTTGACATGTGGCACTTCTTATCTCCCAGTTGCCTTCCCCACCATCGCTGAGGATGATGACGACAAGATCGTGGGTGGTTACACCTGTGCAGAGAACTCTGTTCCCTATCAGGTGTCCCTGAATTCCGGATATCACTTCTGTGGAGGTTCCCTCATCAGCAGCCAGTGGGTCCTGTCAGCTGCTCACTGCTACAAATA TCGCATCCAAGTGCAGCTTGGGAAAACTAACCTGGCCCTGACAGAATCAACACAGCAGTTTGTTAACTCGGCTAAAGTCATCCGCCACTCTGGCTACAGCGCCTATACCCTGAACAATGACATCATGCTCATCAAGCTTGccaccccagcccagctcagcaagGCTATCCAAACGGTTCCTCTGCCCACCAGCTGTGTGGCCGCCGGCACCACTTGCCTGATCTCCGGCTGGGGCAACACACTCAGCAGTGGCA GTAACTATCCAGATGAGCTGCAGTGCCTGCAGGCTCCGGTGCTCTCTGCCACTGACTGCCAGAACGCCTACCCTGGTCAGATTACAAGCAATATGATGTGTGTAGGATTcctggagggaggaaaagattcctgccag GGAGATTCCGGCGGTCCCGTGGTCTGCAACGGAGAGCTCCAGGGCATTGTTTCCTGGGGCATTGGATGTGCCCAGAAAGGCTACCCTGGAGTTTACACCAAGGTTTGCAATTACGTCTCCTGGATCCAATCCACTATAGCCGCCAACTGA
- the LOC135409349 gene encoding trypsin I-P1-like isoform X2, whose product MKCLLFLAFVGAAVAFPTIAEDDDDKIVGGYTCAENSVPYQVSLNSGYHFCGGSLISSQWVLSAAHCYKYRIQVQLGKTNLALTESTQQFVNSAKVIRHSGYSAYTLNNDIMLIKLATPAQLSKAIQTVPLPTSCVAAGTTCLISGWGNTLSSGSNYPDELQCLQAPVLSATDCQNAYPGQITSNMMCVGFLEGGKDSCQGDSGGPVVCNGELQGIVSWGIGCAQKGYPGVYTKVCNYVSWIQSTIAAN is encoded by the exons TTGCCTTCCCCACCATCGCTGAGGATGATGACGACAAGATCGTGGGTGGTTACACCTGTGCAGAGAACTCTGTTCCCTATCAGGTGTCCCTGAATTCCGGATATCACTTCTGTGGAGGTTCCCTCATCAGCAGCCAGTGGGTCCTGTCAGCTGCTCACTGCTACAAATA TCGCATCCAAGTGCAGCTTGGGAAAACTAACCTGGCCCTGACAGAATCAACACAGCAGTTTGTTAACTCGGCTAAAGTCATCCGCCACTCTGGCTACAGCGCCTATACCCTGAACAATGACATCATGCTCATCAAGCTTGccaccccagcccagctcagcaagGCTATCCAAACGGTTCCTCTGCCCACCAGCTGTGTGGCCGCCGGCACCACTTGCCTGATCTCCGGCTGGGGCAACACACTCAGCAGTGGCA GTAACTATCCAGATGAGCTGCAGTGCCTGCAGGCTCCGGTGCTCTCTGCCACTGACTGCCAGAACGCCTACCCTGGTCAGATTACAAGCAATATGATGTGTGTAGGATTcctggagggaggaaaagattcctgccag GGAGATTCCGGCGGTCCCGTGGTCTGCAACGGAGAGCTCCAGGGCATTGTTTCCTGGGGCATTGGATGTGCCCAGAAAGGCTACCCTGGAGTTTACACCAAGGTTTGCAATTACGTCTCCTGGATCCAATCCACTATAGCCGCCAACTGA
- the LOC135409354 gene encoding trypsin I-P1-like, producing MKCLLFLAFVGAAVAFPTIAEDDDDKIVGGYTCAENSVPYQVSLNSGYHFCGGSLISSQWVLSAAHCYKYRIQVQLGKHNLALTESTQQFINSAKVIRHSGYSAYTLNNDIMLIKLATPAQLSSAIQTVSLPTSCVAAGTTCLISGWGNTLSSGSNYPDELQCLNAPVLSATDCQNAYPGEITDNMMCVGFLEGGKDSCQGDSGGPVVCNGELQGIVSWGIGCAQKGYPGVYTKVCNYVSWIQSTIAAN from the exons ATGAAGTGCCTGCTGTTTCTCGCCTTTGTTGGGGCGGCTG TTGCCTTCCCCACCATCGCTGAGGATGATGACGACAAGATCGTGGGAGGCTACACCTGTGCAGAGAACTCTGTTCCCTATCAGGTGTCCCTGAATTCCGGATATCACTTCTGTGGAGGTTCCCTCATCAGCAGCCAGTGGGTCCTGTCAGCTGCTCACTGCTACAAATA TCGCATCCAAGTGCAGCTCGGGAAACATAACCTGGCCCTGACAGAATCAACACAGCAGTTTATTAACTCGGCTAAAGTCATCCGCCACTCTGGCTACAGCGCCTATACCCTGAACAATGACATCATGCTCATCAAGCTTGccaccccagcccagctcagcagcgCTATCCAAACAGTTTCTCTGCCCACCAGCTGTGTGGCCGCCGGCACCACTTGCCTGATCTCCGGCTGGGGCAACACACTCAGCAGTGGCA GTAACTATCCAGATGAGCTGCAGTGCCTGAATGCTCCAGTGCTCTCTGCCACTGACTGCCAGAATGCCTACCCTGGTGAGATCACAGACAACATGATGTGTGTAGGATTcctggagggaggaaaagattcctgccag GGAGATTCCGGCGGTCCCGTGGTCTGCAACGGAGAGCTCCAGGGCATTGTTTCCTGGGGCATTGGATGTGCCCAGAAAGGCTACCCTGGAGTTTACACCAAGGTCTGCAATTACGTCTCCTGGATCCAATCCACTATAGCCGCCAACTGA